Proteins from a single region of Pseudodesulfovibrio portus:
- a CDS encoding NAD(P)/FAD-dependent oxidoreductase, giving the protein MPEERFVAELIYLKSAEELLDQGLLPGQEEGKAPSGFGTIEPGEVDLVIIGAGPAGLTAGIYAVRAGLKAVVLEKHIVGGQVALTPVVENYPGFTSVPGKQLMDIMSEHAREYVPVHEGEGVESIEMGDLAKGESIIVTTNRGTYSAKAVILTMGAAYRKLGVTGEDKYFGHGINYCASCDGYLYKGKSVAIIGGGNTALTDALHLKNLGVDVTIIHRRDSFRAQKPLQDSLEREGIPVLWNTVIDEFQGDGKRVNNLRIRNLMTRAVSDLPVDGAFVAIGQVPATELAKSLGVELKPDGFIKVGPDMRTSVPRVYAAGDLTGGLQQIVTAIGEGSIAAMSAFEDVSHPYWKE; this is encoded by the coding sequence ATGCCGGAGGAGCGGTTCGTTGCCGAACTCATCTACCTGAAATCCGCAGAGGAACTCCTGGACCAGGGCCTCCTGCCCGGCCAGGAGGAAGGCAAGGCCCCGTCCGGATTCGGCACCATCGAGCCGGGCGAGGTGGACCTGGTCATCATCGGGGCAGGCCCCGCCGGGTTGACCGCGGGCATCTACGCCGTCCGCGCCGGGCTCAAGGCCGTGGTCCTCGAGAAGCACATCGTGGGCGGCCAGGTGGCCCTCACCCCGGTGGTCGAGAACTATCCGGGCTTCACCTCCGTGCCCGGCAAGCAGCTCATGGACATCATGAGCGAGCACGCGCGCGAATACGTGCCCGTGCACGAGGGCGAGGGAGTGGAATCCATCGAGATGGGCGACCTGGCCAAAGGCGAATCCATCATCGTGACCACCAACCGCGGCACCTATTCGGCCAAGGCGGTCATCCTGACCATGGGCGCGGCCTACCGCAAACTCGGCGTGACCGGCGAGGACAAGTACTTCGGACACGGCATCAACTACTGCGCTTCCTGCGACGGCTACCTGTACAAGGGCAAATCCGTGGCCATCATCGGCGGCGGAAACACCGCCCTGACCGACGCCCTGCACCTCAAGAACCTCGGCGTGGACGTGACCATCATCCACCGCCGCGACAGCTTCCGTGCCCAGAAACCGCTTCAGGATTCCCTTGAGCGCGAGGGCATCCCGGTCCTCTGGAACACCGTGATCGACGAATTCCAGGGCGACGGCAAGCGGGTGAACAACCTCAGAATCCGCAATCTCATGACCCGGGCCGTGTCCGACCTGCCCGTGGACGGGGCCTTCGTGGCCATCGGCCAGGTGCCGGCCACCGAACTGGCCAAGTCCCTCGGCGTGGAACTCAAACCCGATGGTTTCATCAAGGTCGGCCCGGACATGCGCACCAGCGTGCCCCGCGTCTACGCCGCAGGCGACCTGACCGGCGGCCTGCAGCAGATCGTCACCGCCATCGGCGAAGGCTCCATAGCCGCCATGTCCGCTTTCGAGGATGTCAGCCACCCGTATTGGAAGGAGTAG
- a CDS encoding VPLPA-CTERM sorting domain-containing protein, producing the protein MLAFVRCSMIMALALLAFGTHSALAAYVTDFTVGARTGSDLNTLSAHAYDTGVSVQAGQTLSVTVDPDSRWSIRTKTSGWKITADGVEDPVTITGDMGTGSFKRGTLVGYFLGNDGTTTTGYLGIGTAGLDWTATFDGTLFMVCWDTYFADNFHSLDTSISVTPIPGAAWLLGSGLIGLIGLRRKKA; encoded by the coding sequence ATGCTCGCATTTGTCCGTTGCTCAATGATCATGGCCCTCGCCCTGCTTGCCTTTGGAACGCATTCAGCCCTTGCCGCGTATGTCACGGATTTCACCGTCGGCGCAAGAACCGGATCGGATCTGAATACTCTCTCCGCCCATGCCTACGATACCGGCGTCTCCGTGCAGGCGGGGCAGACGCTGTCCGTCACGGTCGATCCGGACTCGAGATGGAGCATCAGGACCAAGACCAGCGGGTGGAAAATCACCGCCGACGGCGTCGAAGATCCGGTAACGATCACCGGGGACATGGGCACCGGCTCGTTCAAACGCGGAACCCTTGTCGGCTATTTCCTCGGTAACGACGGCACGACCACCACCGGCTATCTCGGCATCGGAACGGCGGGCCTTGACTGGACGGCGACCTTTGACGGGACCCTGTTCATGGTTTGCTGGGACACCTATTTCGCGGACAACTTTCACTCCCTTGACACGTCCATTTCCGTCACCCCCATCCCCGGCGCCGCATGGCTGCTCGGGTCTGGCCTGATCGGGCTGATCGGGTTGAGAAGAAAAAAGGCATAG
- a CDS encoding TetR/AcrR family transcriptional regulator, whose amino-acid sequence MATKQQEKSQQTMQELMGAAISLFGSKGFASTSVAEITDKAGYAKGSFYRHWNSKDELFLQIIEQKFKRYRATRHDKIREAHDLDEAMNIIWDFLETILGDKDWSSIFLEFTVYSATSEPLRKLMNKSDYRLSNRVFADLVREHVETDFPPEKIGALNTAMFEGYLIHRALGTQVLDLADVRRAAIDMALKNGTKQG is encoded by the coding sequence ATGGCAACAAAACAGCAGGAAAAATCACAACAGACCATGCAGGAACTGATGGGCGCGGCCATCAGCCTGTTCGGCTCCAAGGGATTCGCCTCCACCTCCGTGGCCGAGATCACCGACAAGGCAGGCTATGCCAAGGGCAGCTTCTATCGTCATTGGAATTCCAAGGACGAGCTGTTCCTGCAGATCATCGAGCAGAAGTTCAAACGCTACCGCGCCACGCGCCACGACAAGATCCGCGAAGCCCACGATCTCGATGAGGCCATGAACATCATCTGGGATTTCCTTGAAACCATCCTGGGCGACAAGGACTGGTCCTCCATCTTCCTGGAATTCACGGTCTACTCCGCCACCAGCGAACCGTTGCGGAAACTGATGAACAAGTCCGACTACCGCCTCTCCAACCGGGTCTTCGCCGACCTGGTGCGCGAGCACGTGGAAACGGATTTCCCGCCGGAAAAGATCGGCGCCCTGAACACGGCCATGTTCGAAGGCTACCTCATCCACCGGGCGCTCGGCACGCAGGTCCTGGACCTGGCCGACGTGCGCAGGGCCGCCATCGACATGGCGCTGAAGAACGGAACGAAGCAGGGTTGA
- a CDS encoding TRAP transporter substrate-binding protein, which produces MKKPFLTLTALFLMTFGLASLACADGVRLTYSNFFPPTHIQSKLAEQWCREVEKRTDGKVIIDYYPGGTLTKAKQCYDGVVESISDIGMSCLAYSRGRFPVMAAVDLPLGYTSGTQATFIANAVATKFTPAEFDDVKPLYFHAHGPGLLFTSEKPVRTLADLKGQKIRATGNSAKLVKALGGSPVAQPMPTTYQSLQKGVVDGSMHPIESNKGWKLGEVVKFCTESVPVAYTTTFFVVMNKNKWASIDPQSQAVITKINEEWAAKHGAAWDDADAAGRQFFLDKGGKVLALETGEAALWVQTAQPVMDEYTDSPEGRKVNAGEVVEFIKAEMAKSP; this is translated from the coding sequence ATGAAGAAACCATTTCTCACCCTGACGGCCCTTTTCCTGATGACCTTCGGGCTCGCCTCACTGGCCTGCGCGGACGGAGTCCGCCTGACCTATTCCAATTTCTTCCCGCCCACCCATATCCAGTCCAAGCTCGCCGAACAGTGGTGCCGTGAAGTGGAAAAACGCACCGACGGCAAGGTGATCATCGACTACTACCCCGGCGGCACCCTGACCAAGGCCAAGCAGTGCTACGACGGCGTGGTCGAGTCCATCTCCGACATCGGCATGTCCTGCCTGGCATACTCCCGCGGCCGCTTCCCGGTCATGGCCGCCGTGGACCTGCCCCTGGGCTACACGTCCGGCACCCAGGCCACCTTCATCGCCAACGCCGTGGCCACCAAGTTCACGCCCGCCGAGTTCGACGACGTGAAGCCCCTGTACTTCCACGCCCACGGCCCGGGCCTCCTGTTCACCTCGGAAAAACCCGTCAGGACCCTGGCCGACCTCAAGGGCCAGAAAATCCGCGCCACCGGCAACTCCGCCAAGCTGGTCAAGGCGCTGGGCGGCAGCCCCGTGGCCCAGCCCATGCCCACCACCTACCAGTCCCTGCAAAAGGGCGTGGTGGACGGCTCCATGCATCCCATCGAATCCAACAAGGGCTGGAAGCTCGGCGAAGTGGTCAAGTTCTGCACCGAGTCCGTCCCCGTGGCCTACACCACCACCTTCTTCGTGGTCATGAACAAGAACAAGTGGGCCTCCATCGACCCGCAGTCCCAGGCGGTCATCACCAAGATCAACGAGGAATGGGCGGCCAAGCACGGTGCGGCCTGGGATGATGCCGACGCCGCCGGACGCCAGTTCTTCCTGGACAAGGGCGGCAAGGTCCTGGCCCTGGAAACCGGCGAAGCCGCTCTCTGGGTCCAGACGGCCCAGCCGGTCATGGACGAATACACGGACTCCCCGGAAGGCCGGAAAGTGAATGCCGGCGAGGTGGTGGAGTTCATCAAGGCTGAAATGGCGAAAAGTCCATAG
- a CDS encoding TRAP transporter substrate-binding protein, with product MKKLLATVLALAVIGLALPSTGQAEVKLTYSNFFPPTNHQSILAEAWCKEVEKRTGGKVVVDYYPGGTLTKAKQCYDGVVEGMSDIGLSCLAYSRGRFPVMAAVDLPLGYQNAAQATATANAVYEKFKPEELADVEPMYFNGHGPGLLFTVGKPVQALADMEGQKIRATGNSAKLVKALGGTPVAKPMPENYQLLQKGVVDGSMHPIESNKSFKLGEVCKYGTDSFDVAYTTVFFIVMNKAKWASIDPESQKIIREINKEWADKHAAAWDEADAEGRQFFMDQGGKIVTLSAEESAAWAKAARPVLDDYIAETDAKGLDGKAILEFTQSTLK from the coding sequence ATGAAAAAGCTTCTGGCGACGGTGCTGGCATTGGCGGTGATCGGCCTTGCCCTGCCCTCCACCGGGCAGGCCGAGGTCAAACTGACCTACTCCAACTTTTTCCCGCCCACCAACCACCAGTCCATACTGGCCGAGGCGTGGTGCAAGGAAGTGGAAAAGCGTACCGGCGGCAAGGTGGTCGTGGACTACTACCCCGGCGGCACCCTGACCAAGGCCAAGCAGTGCTATGACGGCGTGGTCGAGGGCATGTCCGACATCGGCCTGTCCTGTCTGGCCTACTCCCGAGGCCGCTTCCCGGTCATGGCCGCAGTGGATCTGCCGCTGGGCTACCAGAACGCCGCCCAGGCCACGGCCACGGCAAACGCGGTCTACGAGAAGTTCAAGCCCGAGGAACTGGCCGACGTTGAACCCATGTATTTCAACGGCCACGGTCCCGGCCTGCTGTTCACCGTGGGCAAGCCGGTACAGGCTCTGGCCGACATGGAAGGCCAGAAGATCCGGGCCACCGGCAACTCCGCAAAACTGGTCAAGGCGCTGGGCGGCACCCCCGTGGCCAAGCCCATGCCCGAGAATTACCAGCTCCTGCAAAAAGGCGTTGTCGACGGCTCCATGCATCCCATCGAGTCCAACAAGTCCTTCAAGCTGGGCGAAGTCTGCAAGTACGGCACCGACTCCTTCGACGTGGCCTACACCACGGTCTTCTTCATCGTCATGAACAAGGCCAAGTGGGCCTCCATCGATCCGGAATCACAGAAGATCATTCGCGAAATCAACAAGGAATGGGCCGACAAGCACGCCGCAGCCTGGGACGAGGCCGACGCTGAAGGCCGCCAGTTCTTCATGGACCAGGGCGGCAAGATCGTCACCCTGTCCGCCGAGGAATCCGCCGCCTGGGCCAAGGCCGCACGGCCGGTCCTCGACGACTACATTGCGGAAACCGACGCCAAGGGCCTTGACGGCAAGGCCATCCTGGAGTTCACTCAGTCCACGCTTAAATAG
- a CDS encoding TRAP transporter small permease, whose protein sequence is MEETSGPLGVTEKAMRIIAAICLAAMAAMTGADVFMRGAFNMPIFGCEEIVSILGVIAVGFALPYTHYQKSHIGVEILVRRLPQRTRNVVKLATNIATLALIAVITWRMFLYAGTLAESGEVSMNLELPEYMVVYVLSFGFFVYSICLVMDIVKFFKVKGD, encoded by the coding sequence ATGGAAGAAACAAGCGGACCGCTCGGCGTGACGGAAAAGGCCATGCGCATCATCGCGGCCATCTGCCTGGCGGCCATGGCCGCCATGACCGGCGCGGACGTGTTCATGCGGGGGGCCTTCAACATGCCCATCTTCGGCTGCGAGGAGATCGTCTCCATCCTCGGCGTCATCGCCGTGGGATTCGCCCTGCCCTACACCCACTACCAGAAGAGCCACATCGGCGTGGAGATCCTGGTCCGCCGCCTGCCCCAGCGCACCCGCAACGTGGTCAAGCTGGCGACCAACATCGCCACCCTGGCGCTGATCGCCGTCATCACCTGGCGCATGTTCCTCTATGCCGGAACCCTCGCGGAATCGGGCGAGGTGTCCATGAACCTGGAACTGCCCGAATACATGGTGGTCTACGTCCTGTCCTTCGGCTTTTTCGTCTATTCCATCTGCCTGGTGATGGACATCGTCAAATTCTTCAAGGTCAAGGGAGACTAG
- a CDS encoding TRAP transporter large permease, producing MDPTTAGIIGIVIMVFLFMTRMPVAFVMMLVGFIGFSLLTSWKGGLNLMSRNVYDAFASYELSTIPLFILMGQIAFNCGISKRLYETAYRFLGNTRGGLAMATVSACTAFGAVCGSSPATAATMSTVGIPEMKRYGYANSLATASVASGGGLGMIMPPSVVLIIYGVLTEQSIGALFVSGIFPALLLTMLFIVGIDIQCRMNPALGPKGDEFTWAERFRSLANLIDTILIFMLVIGGLFWGLFTPTEAASIGVIGVLTLAVVKRQLSWQAFVNSLFETLRTSCMVLVLIAGAVVFGKFLAVTRIPFDIANWVSAFDMPPFAIMGAIILIYFIGGCFMDSLALIMLTIPVFFPVVTGMGYDPIWFGIIIVLVTEMGVITPPVGINVYVVYGMCQKIAPDVTLEDVFKGILPFMLSIIIGIALLFIFPQIILFLPGLMY from the coding sequence ATGGACCCGACCACCGCCGGAATCATCGGCATCGTCATCATGGTCTTCCTGTTCATGACCCGGATGCCCGTGGCGTTCGTCATGATGCTCGTGGGCTTCATCGGCTTCTCCCTCCTGACCTCATGGAAGGGCGGGCTGAACCTGATGAGCCGCAACGTGTACGACGCGTTCGCCTCCTATGAGCTGTCCACCATCCCGCTGTTCATCCTCATGGGGCAGATAGCCTTCAACTGCGGCATCTCGAAGCGGCTCTACGAGACCGCCTACCGCTTCCTGGGCAACACGCGCGGCGGGTTGGCCATGGCCACGGTCTCGGCCTGCACCGCCTTCGGCGCGGTCTGCGGCTCCAGCCCGGCCACGGCGGCGACCATGTCCACCGTGGGCATCCCGGAAATGAAACGCTACGGCTACGCCAACTCCCTGGCCACGGCCTCGGTGGCGTCCGGCGGCGGGCTTGGCATGATCATGCCCCCGTCCGTGGTGCTCATCATCTACGGCGTGCTCACCGAGCAATCCATCGGCGCGCTGTTCGTGTCCGGCATCTTCCCGGCCCTCCTGCTGACCATGCTGTTCATCGTCGGCATCGACATCCAGTGTCGCATGAACCCCGCCCTCGGGCCCAAGGGCGACGAATTCACCTGGGCGGAGCGGTTCCGGTCCCTGGCCAACCTCATCGACACCATCCTGATCTTCATGCTGGTCATCGGCGGGCTCTTCTGGGGGCTCTTCACTCCCACCGAGGCGGCCTCCATCGGCGTCATCGGCGTCCTCACCCTGGCCGTTGTCAAACGGCAGCTTTCCTGGCAGGCGTTCGTCAACTCGCTCTTCGAGACCCTGCGCACCTCCTGCATGGTGCTGGTGCTCATCGCGGGCGCGGTGGTCTTCGGCAAGTTCCTGGCCGTGACCCGCATCCCGTTCGACATCGCCAACTGGGTGTCCGCCTTTGACATGCCGCCCTTCGCCATCATGGGCGCCATCATCCTGATCTACTTCATCGGCGGCTGTTTCATGGACTCCCTGGCCCTGATCATGCTGACCATCCCGGTATTCTTCCCGGTGGTCACGGGCATGGGCTACGACCCCATCTGGTTCGGCATCATCATCGTGCTGGTCACGGAGATGGGCGTGATCACGCCCCCGGTGGGCATCAACGTCTACGTGGTCTACGGCATGTGCCAGAAGATCGCGCCAGACGTGACCCTGGAGGACGTGTTCAAGGGCATCCTGCCGTTCATGCTGTCCATCATCATCGGCATTGCGCTGCTGTTCATCTTCCCGCAGATCATCCTGTTCCTGCCGGGGTTGATGTATTAG